The Coffea arabica cultivar ET-39 chromosome 4e, Coffea Arabica ET-39 HiFi, whole genome shotgun sequence genome includes a window with the following:
- the LOC140005887 gene encoding uncharacterized protein produces MPKNNSGLTTKSKPRPKSAARKPLRDVSNAVKTFSTSIATKLPVKYQEDEEGNQLRQVGDHDGALDRLLLIHSDFSSIIHQIDGLVAQAQKFPSKQRMKEIELFANVLSEMQTSLQPWIPRFQKVLSTEPVNQLEEPSTSRNVAYVKKDTSHVVESPRPTKLDSLVSPSPLVSWRAGCTTEGGRQPFLLTPLPRPKAFSVKYQEEPKSVLEKTTSSTMVQAPVIFDAVGEKNDDLLEGTAVKQTPRKVSDDILKGRCSSPENLLGREGSMLLMTPYLKLSPPKSCVLLEPVPEFRQNVTRGVYQSTPYPTRVKISEGSQDSESSLCQSSEKMSFQYTEHPGIKLSNNYGSRSKVVEESPYRMISPPKTCVLMEPPDDKLSLPDEAGSVLDHGANLLSVTEVDLQGGHSLAHETCKQGLYRSFKIVESTPILRGPESSIQIGKHPGENTLKKELWEKFEAASIDGIDFDVSVVQQSAEKGFLDRLDEVS; encoded by the exons ATGCCGAAGAACAATAGCGGCCTGACCACAAAATCGAAGCCGAGACCGAAATCAGCTGCTCGGAAGCCGCTGCGAGATGTCTCTAACGCTGTCAAAACCTTCTCTACTTCAATTGCGACGAAACTCCCCGTCAAATACCAGGAAGATGAAGAAGGGAATCAACTCCGACAAGTCGGAGACCATGACGGGGCCCTTGACCGACTCCTTCTCATCCATTCCGACTTCTCATCCATCATTCATCAG ATTGATGGACTTGTAGCCCAAGCACAGAAATTTCCAAGCAAGCAAAGGATGAAGGAAATTGAATTGTTTGCCAACGTTTTGTCTGAAATGCAAACTTCTTTGCAG CCATGGATTCCTAGATTCCAAAAAGTACTCTCCACAGAGCCTGTTAATCAGTTGGAAGAGCCTTCCACCAGTAGGAATGTTGCCTATGTCAAGAAGGATACGAGCCATGTTGTTGAGAGCCCTCGACCAACCAAGTTGGATTCACTTGTCTCCCCATCCCCCCTAGTCTCCTGGCGTGCTGGCTGCACTACGGAGGGCGGAAGACAACCATTTTTACTCACCCCTCTGCCAAGACCAAAAGCATTTTCAGTGAAATATCAGGAAGAACCCAAATCAGTCTTGGAAAAGACTACGTCAAGCACAATGGTACAAGCCCCAGTTATTTTTGATGCAGTTGGAGAGAAAAATGATGATTTGCTTGAGGGTACTGCGGTAAAGCAAACTCCAAGGAAAGTTTCTGATGATATTCTCAAAGGAAGATGTTCTTCTCCTGAAAATTTGTTGGGAAGGGAAGGGTCCATGCTTCTCATGACCCCTTACTTGAAATTATCCCCTCCCAAGTCCTGTGTGTTACTTGAACCTGTTCCTGAGTTTCGGCAAAATGTTACTCGTGGAGTCTATCAATCAACGCCCTACCCAACCAGAGTTAAGATTTCTGAGGGATCTCAAGATTCTGAATCATCTTTGTGTCAAAGTTCGGAAAAAATGTCTTTTCAGTATACTGAACACCCAGGAATAAAACTTAGTAACAACTATGGCAGCAGAAGTAAGGTGGTTGAAGAATCACCTTATAGGATGATATCGCCTCCTAAAACTTGTGTCTTAATGGAGCCACCAGATGACAAGTTGTCGCTACCTGATGAAGCAGGTTCTGTCCTTGATCACGGAGCAAACCTATTGTCAGTGACTGAAGTTGATCTTCAAGGTGGTCATTCATTGGCCCATGAAACTTGCAAGCAAG GACTCTATAGGAGCTTCAAAATTGTTGAAAGTACTCCTATCCTGAGGGGGCCTGAAAGCAGCATTCAAATTGGAAAGCACCCCGGAGAAAACACTTTGAAGAAAGAACTTTGGGAAAAGTTTGAGGCAGCATCCATTGATGggattgattttgatgtttcCGTTGTGCAGCAGAGTGCTGAGAAAGGATTCCTTGACAGATTAGACGAGGTTTCTTGA
- the LOC140005819 gene encoding uncharacterized protein, with amino-acid sequence MEEDATDSEEEDQLRKRAKFPKFNPETDMIDPKFEVGQIFTCKQLFIKACKSHGVVHGRKIKFSKNDAEELRLITRTVAEKYKKELAAMADMKVSTLTDKVKTDVNVNISRWQAYRTKKKEESLVNGEHETQYNKLRNYCREVKRANPGSNVLMTTVEDDEGEDRFERLYIYLNACKTGFLSDCRPVVGLNGCHLRGPHKGVLLTAVGIDPNDQLYPIAYAVVEIENNLTWKWFVGELLNDLQIKDENHWTIITDKQKGLIQAIQELLPDVEYRMCVRHMYNNFNKLHGGLALKERIWALARAPYKNLFKALMEALKVVDEGAFQWLFDNTTPQQ; translated from the exons ATGGAAGAAGATGCTACAGACTCAGAAGAAGAAGATCAACTAAGAAAAAGAGCtaagtttccaaaatttaacCCTGAAACTGATATGATCGATCCCAAATTTGAGGTTGGGCAGATTTTTACTTGTAAGCAGTTGTTCATAAAAGCATGCAAGAGCCATGGAGTGGTTCACGGAAGGAAGATAAAGTTCAGTAAAAATGATGCAGAAGAGCTACGGCTTATTACAAGAACTGTAGCTGAAAA ATACAAAAAGGAGTTGGCTGCTATGGCTGACATGAAGGTGAGTACACTCACAGATAAAGTGAAGACTGATGTTAATGTCAACATCTCTAGGTGGCAAGCTTATAGAaccaagaaaaaggaagagagtTTAGTTAATGGTGAACATGAAACCCAATACAACAAACTAAGAAACTATTGTAGGGAAGTAAAGAGGGCTAATCCTGGCTCAAATGTTTTAATGACCACTGTTGAAGATGATGAGGGAGAAGATAGGTTTGAAAGGTTGTATATTTATCTTAATGCATGCAAGACAGGCTTTTTAAGTGATTGTAGGCCTGTTGTCGGGTTAAATGGCTGCCATCTTAGAGGGCCCCACAAAGGTGTGTTGCTTACAGCTGTAGGAATTGACCCCAATGATCAGTTGTACCCCATTGCCTATGCTGTGGTGGAAATAGAAAATAATCTGACTTGGAAATGGTTCGTGGGTGAATTGCTGAATGACCTccaaataaaagatgaaaatcattGGACAATTATTACTGATAAACAAAAG GGACTGATTCAAGCTATTCAAGAGTTGCTTCCAGATGTGGAGTATAGGATGTGTGTGAGACACATGTACAATAACTTTAACAAGCTGCATGGTGGTTTGGCATTAAAGGAGAGAATTTGGGCACTTGCAAGAGCTCCTTACAAAAATCTGTTCAAGGCTTTGATGGAAGCTTTGAAAGTAGTTGATGAGGGTGCATTTCAATGGTTGTTTGACAACACAACACCGCAGCAATGA
- the LOC140005885 gene encoding clavaminate synthase-like protein At3g21360, translated as MRCMYSYRYLYSTLLTVGFINDSEKVRKQGRIFISNYLSSTMPVESLFKEVEVPQQKNYKEIIFPRVLSPNPNGLPSSSPTLPLLTDAIKESKPWLESLLHQSGALLFRGFPLTTASDFNNGVEAFGFDELPYVGGAAPRTNVVGRVFTANESPPDQKIPFHHEMAQVPEYPSKLFFFCEVEPGTGGETPIVLSHIVYERMKEKHPEFVEKLEEHGLIYIRVLGEEDDPSSPIGRGWKSTFLTKDKSVAEERAAKLGMKLEWTEDGVKTIMGPIPAIKLDKTRERKIWFNSMVAAYTGWEDKRNDPVKAVTFGDGKPLPAHIIYDCLRILDEESVAIPWQKGDVLLIDNLAVLHSRRPFNPPRRILASLCK; from the exons ATGCGCTGTATGTACTCTTACAGATATTTATATTCAACACTGTTAACCGTAGGATTCATCAATGACTccgaaaaagtaagaaaacaaGGAAGGATTTTTATCAGCAATTATCTGAGCTCCACCATGCCTGTAGAAAGCTTGTTCAAAGAAGTTGAAGTCCCTCAACAGAAAAATTACAAAGAAATCATTTTTCCAAGAGTTCTATCCCCGAACCCAAATGGACTACCATCCTCATCTCCTACTCTTCCACTATTGACTGATGCCATCAAAGAAAGCAAGCCATGGCTAGAGTCACTTCTCCACCAATCCGGGGCTCTTCTTTTCAGGGGGTTTCCTCTGACCACTGCTTCAGACTTCAACAACGGTGTTGAAGCCTTTGGCTTTGATGAATTGCCCTACGTTGGTGGTGCTGCCCCCAGGACTAATGTTGTTGGCAGAGTTTTCACGGCTAATGAATCCCCTCCTGATCAGAAAATCCCTTTTCATCATGAAATGGCCCAG GTTCCCGAGTATCCATCCAAATTGTTCTTCTTTTGTGAAGTTGAGCCTGGTACTGGGGGAGAAACTCCAATAGTTCTTAGTCATATTGTATATGAGAGAATGAAAGAGAAGCATCCAGAATTTGTTGAGAAATTAGAAGAACACGGGTTGATATATATACGTGTTTTAGGAGAGGAGGATGATCCATCATCTCCAATTGGTCGCGGTTGGAAGTCTACATTTTTGACCAAGGACAAGTCTGTTGCTGAGGAAAG GGCTGCTAAGCTGGGAATGAAGCTGGAATGGACAGAGGATGGTGTGAAGACAATAATGGGCCCTATTCCTGCTATTAAATTGGACAAAACAAGAGAGCGCAAGATATGGTTCAACAGCATGGTAGCTGCTTATACAGGTTGGGAAGATAAGCGAAATGATCCTGTAAAGGCAGTCACTTTTGGGGATGGGAAACCTTTGCCGGCTCATATCATCTATGACTGCCTGAGAATCCTAGATGAGGAAAGTGTTGCCATACCATGGCAGAAAGGGGATGTGTTACTAATTGATAACTTAGCTGTTCTTCACTCTCGAAGACCATTCAATCCTCCTCGCCGCATACTTGCTTCATTATGCAAGTAA
- the LOC140005818 gene encoding uncharacterized protein, which produces MENKREWMKKYTGKVCPKILKKLEKVKTASSACIATPSGDWNYEVRCMYRGRYTVKLVSRTCSCRRWELNGIPCAHAMSAIALTKEPPKNFVHECYSKEAYMRAYGPIIYPLNGEHLWKDLKHGPVLPPETIKLPGQPKKVRMREPDEPPAATTS; this is translated from the coding sequence ATGGAAAATAAGAGGGAGTGGATGAAGAAGTATACAGGAAAGGTATgtcccaaaattttaaaaaagttgGAAAAGGTAAAAACTGCTTCTAGTGCATGCATAGCTACACCTTCAGGGGATTGGAATTATGAGGTGAGATGTATGTATAGGGGTAGGTACACTGTGAAATTGGTTAGCAGAACTTGTAGTTGTAGAAGGTGGGAACTAAATGGCATTCCTTGTGCTCATGCAATGAGTGCCATTGCTTTGACAAAGGAGCCTCCCAAGAACTTTGTTCATGAATGCTACTCAAAAGAGGCCTATATGAGGGCATATGGGCCTATAATATATCCTCTCAATGGTGAGCATTTGTGGAAAGATTTGAAACACGGGCCTGTTTTGCCACCTGAAACCATCAAGCTTCCTGGCCAGCCAAAGAAGGTAAGAATGAGAGAACCAGATGAGCCACCAGCTGCAACAACTTCTTGA